A single region of the Vicia villosa cultivar HV-30 ecotype Madison, WI linkage group LG4, Vvil1.0, whole genome shotgun sequence genome encodes:
- the LOC131594587 gene encoding 9-cis-epoxycarotenoid dioxygenase NCED1, chloroplastic-like: MATFRASPSNSWINHKSSSFNDLCSNSHSRAISSAISRANSRANSNSMMLKKKRSTSNSNSNSKNSISCSLQTTLPFLKEYQPKSTNPTTKTLIPTKETIPNLPSTTKPLPKQQQKWNLLQQAAATALDFVETTLIKQESKHPLPKTSDPRVQIAGNFAPVPEHPVSQNLPITGKIPKCIDGVYLRNGANPLHEPVAGHHFFDGDGMVHAVKFTNGSVSYSCRFTETHRLAQEKALGRPVFPKAIGELHGHSGIARLMLYYARSLCGLVDGTHGMGVANAGLVYFNNRLLAMSEDDIPYHVRITPNGDLTTVCRYDFNNQLKSTMIAHPKVDPVDKNLYALSYDVVQKPYLKYFHFDSNGVKSQDVEIPLAEPTMMHDFAITENFVVVPDQQVVFKLGEMIRGGSPVVYDKEKVSRFGVLSKNAENASEMKWIEAPECFCFHLWNAWEEPENNEVVVIGSCMTPADSIFNECDESLKSVLSEIRLNLKTGKSTRRAIIAESEHVNLEAGMVNKNKLGRKTQYAYLALAEPWPKVSGFAKVDLFSGEVKKYIYGENRFGGEPLFLPNEDSENEDDGYILTFVHDEKEWKSELQIVNAANLKLEASIPLPSRVPYGFHGTFIHSEDLHKQE; this comes from the coding sequence ATGGCAACATTTAGAGCATCTCCATCAAACTCATGGATCAACCACAAATCTTCATCATTCAATGATTTATGCTCTAATTCTCATTCAAGGGCAATTTCAAGTGCAATCTCAAGGGCCAATTCAAGGGCTAATTCAAATTCAATGATGTTAAAGAAGAAAAGATCTACCTCCAACTCCAACTCCAACTCCAAAAACTCAATCTCATGTTCTCTACAAACAACACTACCTTTCCTCAAAGAGTACCAACCAAAATCAACAAATCCAACAACAAAAACCTTAATCCCCACAAAAGAAACAATACCCAATTTACCCTCCaccacaaaaccattaccaaaacaacaacaaaaatggaACCTTCTACAACAAGCCGCCGCCACCGCCCTCGACTTCGTCGAAACAACCTTAATCAAACAAGAAAGCAAACACCCTCTCCCCAAAACCTCCGACCCACGTGTCCAAATTGCCGGTAACTTCGCCCCAGTACCGGAACATCCTGTCTCCCAAAACCTCCCAATTACCGGCAAAATCCCAAAATGCATTGACGGAGTTTACCTCCGTAACGGCGCCAACCCACTCCACGAGCCGGTTGCCGGTCACCACTTCTTCGACGGAGACGGTATGGTCCACGCCGTTAAATTCACTAACGGCTCCGTTAGTTACTCTTGCCGCTTCACCGAAACCCACCGTTTAGCCCAAGAAAAAGCCCTCGGCCGACCAGTTTTCCCTAAAGCCATTGGCGAACTTCACGGACATTCCGGTATAGCCCGTCTCATGCTATACTACGCACGTAGCCTCTGCGGCCTCGTCGACGGCACCCACGGAATGGGCGTCGCTAACGCCGGTTTGGTCTATTTCAACAACCGTCTGTTAGCCATGTCTGAAGACGACATCCCTTATCACGTCCGTATCACACCTAACGGCGACTTAACGACCGTTTGCCGTTACGATTTTAACAACCAACTAAAATCAACAATGATTGCTCACCCAAAAGTTGACCCTGTTGACAAAAATCTCTACGCGCTAAGCTACGACGTCGTTCAGAAGCCGTATTTGAAATACTTTCATTTCGATTCTAACGGCGTTAAATCACAAGACGTTGAGATTCCGTTAGCCGAACCGACTATGATGCATGACTTTGCCATAACTGAAAATTTCGTGGTTGTTCCTGATCAACAAGTGGTCTTCAAATTAGGCGAAATGATTCGCGGTGGATCGCCGGTTGTTTATGATAAAGAGAAGGTCTCGCGGTTCGGCGTTCTGTCGAAGAATGCCGAAAATGCTTCTGAGATGAAATGGATCGAAGCGCCGGAGTGCTTCTGTTTTCATCTCTGGAATGCTTGGGAGGAGCCGGAGAACAATGAAGTTGTTGTTATTGGTTCGTGCATGACACCGGCCGATTCGATTTTCAACGAATGCGACGAGAGTTTGAAGAGTGTTTTATCAGAAATCAGACTGAATTTGAAAACAGGAAAATCAACCAGAAGAGCCATAATCGCCGAATCCGAACACGTAAATTTGGAGGCCGGGATGGTGAACAAGAACAAGCTGGGAAGAAAGACACAGTATGCTTATCTCGCACTTGCCGAGCCATGGCCTAAAGTATCCGGGTTCGCGAAAGTGGATCTTTTCAGCGGGGAGGTGAAGAAGTATATTTACGGCGAAAACAGGTTCGGCGGGGAGCCACTGTTTTTGCCTAATGAGGATTCTGAGAATGAGGATGATGGTTATATTTTAACATTTGTTCATGATGAAAAGGAATGGAAATCGGAACTTCAGATTGTGAATGCTGCGAATTTGAAGCTTGAAGCTTCGATTCCGCTTCCGTCTCGTGTTCCTTATGGGTTCCATGGAACTTTCATACATTCAGAAGATCTACATAAACAAGAATGA